A section of the Oncorhynchus gorbuscha isolate QuinsamMale2020 ecotype Even-year linkage group LG04, OgorEven_v1.0, whole genome shotgun sequence genome encodes:
- the LOC124033089 gene encoding uncharacterized protein LOC124033089: MADEEAVPGAEGPLVAVTFQRTPHKKQKYLESEPKALGVTQIALSAFYISSVIVMFTNSMSMVVEDLTHVIGSVFVIIAGSLAIAAQNLHLPTLKACLGMQVVACVASVINLIFSVSDMAGHGYGYGCWKYVEVNSTDHNDSCYSITASTGHYLAELVLINTALIAISVTLAAYCCKVVNCCSPGQRMPVITVQVPPAQQ, encoded by the exons ATGGCAG ATGAAGAGGCCGTGCCTGGTGCAGAGGGTCCCCTTGTCGCAGTGACCTTTCAGAGAACTCCTCACAAAAAACAGAAGTACCTGGAGTCTGAACCCAAAGCATTGGGG gtgACTCAGATTGCCCTCAGTGCGTTCTATATCAGTTCTGTCATTGTCATGTTCACCAACAGCATGAGCATGGTGGTTGAAGATTTAACACATGTCATTGGATCAGTGTTT GTGATCATAGCTGGTAGTTTGGCCATAGCTGCACAGAATCTCCATCTTCCCACT ctGAAGGCCTGTCTGGGGATGCAGGTAGTGGCCTGTGTAGCATCAGTGATCAACTTGATCTTCTCTGTGTCAGACATGGCTGGACACGGATATGGTTATGGCTGCTGGAAATACGTTGAAGTCAACAGCACCGATCACAATGATTCTTGCTATTCAATCACT GCTTCTACTGGACATTACCTTGCTGAGTTGGTCCTGATAAATACTGCTCTCATCGCTATCTCTGTCACGCTCGCTGCCTACTGCTGCAAGGTGGTCAATTGCTGCTCTCCAGGACAACGAATG CCGGTGATCACAGTCCAAGTCCCTCCTGCTCAGCAATGA